The following proteins come from a genomic window of Plutella xylostella chromosome 22, ilPluXylo3.1, whole genome shotgun sequence:
- the LOC105393287 gene encoding larval cuticle protein LCP-22 — protein sequence MKLLVVLSGVLALAAAQPQRKAAQAVQAKVEAQAEDLQPAEQNYNAFQENRRQQQQDFRQQQQQELSNFQQDHRQQHQDFRQQQDLRQQQQTDYRQQQQQQQQQKIDDFRPKVQLETTTFVPIIRFDKEQGTDGSYKTAYETGNHIQAEESGYLKNVGQDHNALVQSGSYSYTAPDGQVITVEYTADEFGFQVKGDHIPTPPPVSPEIQKGLDLIYAGIKANAERDAIEAKNNPEAAKLQETKAAYDYKGLYYQQ from the exons ATGAAGCTTCTG GTGGTATTATCGGGTGTGCTGGCGTTGGCGGCGGCACAGCCACAGAGGAAGGCTGCTCAGGCAGTTCAGGCAAAGGTTGAGGCGCAGGCCGAGGACCTGCAGCCTGCGGAACAAAACTACAATGCCTTCCAGGAGAACCGCAGACAACAACAGCAGGACTTCAGACAACAACAGCAGCAGGAGTTGTCCAACTTCCAGCAGGACCACCGGCAACAGCACCAGGACTTCCGGCAGCAGCAGGACCTCCGGCAGCAGCAGCAGACCGACTACAGGCAgcaacagcagcagcagcagcagcagaagATAGATGACTTCAGGCCCAAGGTTCAGCTCGAGACCACCACCTTCGTGCCCATCATCAGGTTCGACAAGGAACAAGGCACTGATGGAAGCTACAAGACTGC ATACGAAACCGGCAACCACATCCAAGCCGAGGAGTCAGGATACCTGAAGAACGTCGGTCAAGACCACAACGCGCTGGTCCAGTCGGGGTCCTACTCCTACACCGCGCCCGACGGCCAGGTCATCACCGTGGAGTACACCGCCGACGAGTTCGGCTTCCAGGTCAAGGGAGACCACATCCCCACCCCTCCCCCCGTGTCCCCGGAAATCCAGAAGGGTCTGGATCTGATCTACGCCGGAATTAAGGCTAATGCG gAGCGTGACGCGATAGAAGCTAAGAACAACCCCGAGGCCGCCAAGCTACAAGAAACAAAAGCCGCCTACGACTACAAAGGTCTCTACTACCAACAGTAA